The following are from one region of the Capsicum annuum cultivar UCD-10X-F1 chromosome 1, UCD10Xv1.1, whole genome shotgun sequence genome:
- the LOC107868862 gene encoding protein WHAT'S THIS FACTOR 9, mitochondrial — translation MLRRVKQGCRVSISNYHQKRTLVNVKLKWVKDSVLDSVVAGGRQLKAGTALVSIIASQSTSGLPIYHLQSKHGQLGLPHDLKVSTFLRRYPNIFQEFFCLDSAGTPVPWFKLTPEALEFHHEQVNVLRQCSTDIVNRLRKLLMMTNERMLPLQTIDQLKWDLGLPHDFASSLIIKYPNLFNLVDLTDGRLGLKLLAWDRKLAVSHLEANSTKENGALMFPIGFTRGFGLKRKCMKWLEEWQKMPYTSPYVDASNLDPRTDVSEKRIVGVFHELLHLTLQKKTERSNVSNLRKPLELPQKFTKVFERHPGIFYISMKGDTQTIVLREAYDRNQLIEKHPLVHIREKFANMMKQGFLDRSRGLYRDTNQGPEEGSLTSSFLDETCGTRFLSDIGSESDMRLEAK, via the coding sequence ATGTTAAGGAGGGTAAAACAAGGTTGTAGGGTTTCGATATCGAATTACCATCAGAAGCGTACTCTTGTCAATGTTAAGCTGAAATGGGTTAAAGATAGTGTCTTGGACAGTGTTGTAGCTGGAGGTAGACAACTAAAGGCTGGTACTGCTCTAGTTTCCATCATTGCCTCACAATCCACTTCTGGTCTTCCTATTTACCATCTCCAAAGCAAGCATGGCCAGCTTGGGCTTCCTCATGACTTGAAAGTCTCCACTTTCCTTAGGAGATACCCGAATATTTTTCAGGAATTTTTTTGTCTTGATAGTGCTGGCACTCCTGTTCCGTGGTTCAAATTAACTCCCGAGGCCTTAGAGTTTCATCATGAACAAGTTAACGTTCTTCGTCAGTGCAGCACAGATATTGTTAATAGGCTGAGAAAGCTTTTGATGATGACCAACGAGAGGATGCTTCCTCTTCAGACAATTGATCAGCTAAAATGGGATTTAGGCTTGCCACATGATTTTGCTAGTTCGTTGATTATAAAATATCCTAATCTATTTAATTTGGTGGACCTTACTGATGGTCGTCTTGGTCTGAAGCTTTTAGCATGGGATCGCAAATTAGCTGTTTCCCATTTGGAGGCAAATTCTACAAAAGAAAACGGGGCCTTAATGTTTCCTATTGGATTCACCCGAGGTTTTGGGTTAAAGAGAAAATGCATGAAATGGTTGGAGGAATGGCAAAAGATGCCTTATACTTCTCCTTATGTAGATGCTTCTAATTTAGACCCAAGGACAGATGTGTCAGAGAAGAGGATAGTTGGAGTGTTTCATGAGCTTTTGCACCTCACCTTACAAAAGAAAACAGAGAGGAGCAATGTTAGTAATCTTCGTAAGCCATTGGAATTGCCTCAGAAGTTCACAAAGGTCTTTGAGAGGCATCCAGGGATTTTTTACATTTCTATGAAGGGCGACACACAGACAATAGTCCTTAGAGAGGCTTATGATCGCAATCAATTGATTGAGAAACATCCTCTTGTTCATATAAGGGAGAAATTCGCTAACATGATGAAACAAGGTTTTCTTGATCGTAGTAGAGGGTTATACAGAGACACTAACCAAGGTCCAGAAGAAGGGTCACTGACGAGTAGTTTTCTTGATGAGACATGTGGAACTAGATTTTTATCTGATATAGGCTCAGAGTCTGATATGCGTTTAGAAGCAAAGTAG